The Zerene cesonia ecotype Mississippi chromosome 2, Zerene_cesonia_1.1, whole genome shotgun sequence region TGTCGCCTTAAGATTGtttatagattattatctAACTCACGATATTGTAAACTGTCGTAAAATTGTAATCACGTCCTACACGTGTaaacattttctttcaatttaacacaatattttaagttctACAATAAAgagcatttaatatattttacaatatgtattataccAAGAATTTACTTTTCCCAAATTTCTATCAGATGCAGGTTGCAAGCCGGCGCGACGCAGTCTCTTATGGCTATTTCTGtgtagtttttatgtaaaaataatgcgttaaatTATAAGCAGTAAGTGTATGGAGAATGTAGCATATCATTTAATAGTTTACAATTTGTGTAGAAAACTATCGTACAAAACCTTTTTAACCCCCGACACAAAAAGTGGGGTGTTATAAGTTTGTTAATAGTATTTATCTTACCACGACTAGTTCTTCCGGAGAATATTCCCTCACATAGGTAATGGTGTTGCCATCTTGGAATGTTTGCACGTGTGTAAGCTTATTGCCTTCTACAGTTATTGTGCTCTTGGGCTAAAATGAAGTTCAtcagtttaataatttttagttaccAGCAATAAGGCACGGaatttttaacgtttataaTTTTGGGAGCAACGAACCAATagtttattgtggtagtcgagcacgcttcggcacgaattaggccaactcgcaccggggtgagtgggggagccggaggcccgtttccttttcctcacccgccccagtccattccttctttccagtcgttaatccattccttttcccttaccccaaaaaagcgggcagcgcattcgcagaggccctaccttttcgaatgttcatgggcggtggtgatcgcttaccatcaggcgaaccacaagctcagtagcccgctatgacataataaaaaaaaaaagttctccAAAAGTTCTTCTATGGGGATGTCGGTCTAGGCTTATGTACTAACTAAAGACCTACTGAGACTATattcgttaaaaattaaaaggccattatacaaacaaaagcGGATGTTTATGTATAGGTTTGTTTAACACAACGATACGACTAATTGCCTCAAACATTTGActactacatattttattaaattatactctTCATGAACAGTAACAAGTTACTTAAGTAGCATAACTTCACTTGTAATTATAGATACTCACAATCACTTCCGAGTTGACAACTTCGTCAAACTCGACGCcgcttttaaatttcatttcagaGGATTTTCCATCATAGAAAGTTGTAATAACATATTCGTCAccatttttatctaatttttgTGTCGATCTGCTATTAATGTATGCTTGAGTATCTGCTGGCGGGAGTTCTAGAGAACATATAAgggattttttattgaaagtgtTAACGAACTGTAAAATCTAGTATAAtagatttcataaaaattgtattattttctcattagtaggaattaagaaaatataacgttACTAAAATTTCCGtagaaaatagtaataaattactcACTTAGGCTATGGACGAAATCTTCGAAGTTTTCAGTACGTTccaatttgtacatttttccAAAGAAAGCCATGattgaatatttacaaaactgtGTCGGTAGGAACTCGGCAAAgtgataaaaaaactaatgtaACGGTTACTTATATATTCGTGGTGAAAGAGATTATCAACGCTCATATCAAAGCCCACCATTAATCGATATCAATGTAATTTAACCGccaccaatttttttataggtacgtaataatatttactatagaATTGATAACTACATTACCCATCATATGTGACGCGCagctattttatatgtatgttatttttattggattctcgaattatttattcatttactggattttttttttcaattatttgacTATTAAACACACTAATATGGTATATACGTTTGAATGGAGCAATATTGGTCATGAGTCCGAGATTTGGTCAGGAAGACTATgatcaaacaaattataaaacgtaactatatgttgttttttaacCTTACACGCAAAAAGTTATgagttattgtttgttttaacagTTATGAGAATCTGTGTGTTCCTTTCTAAGGCTTGTTCTAAACCACGTAGCACTTTTTAATGCGGTTGTCACTATAGGATtaggtttataaatataggatACGTACATTCTTATGTAATTTGACCGATAAATACGATTAATGTTAAATGtgaattcaatgtttttttatatgttatacaaatatagGTTGTATTATAATGCTTTACGTTGTTacatttactaaataaattattttagaatcattaattaataaattggctTCCAAACGATATTATTGGCGTGTATTTGGCGTGTGTTTATCGTAACAAAAAccattattagaaatataaacttttagcAGATTACAATAAGCagcttaaataattaaaagatatattagTCCTTAtccttttaaaactttataattttttacattccaCGAAGACAAAATTTGCTCttcgcatttattttaaattccaaaTTGTGCCagagaaatacatatttaatctatGTAGATTCCTTTAATGCTACGGGTAGTGAGGGTTgctaaaatatgtaaactaactaactaatactatcaatatatatgaattttaaaaaaagttgttgaaaattcaattcataatcaataatatgtaatgtattcTGTAGGATTGCtagttaaagaaataaagcaaAGGAAAACCAAGAGTCTTAGATTTTACTTCAAGTACTCCGTTTGTACTATTAACTATGTACTACCAATTAAccaagatatatatatttgctagTTTCCATTAACAGGAGtagaaaagttataaaattatcggtTTTGATGTTTACTAATTCTCTAGGTACTACACAACGGACTTGTAAATTCTAAAGTACTTAGTTAGCTACTATAAGtagtcattaatataatagcgTATTGGAATTAGTCTGCCAATGAACTAATACAGTAGTACAAAAGGAGTAGATCAATGTTTTGtactataatgtattaaattctataaactTAAAGCATGCCATGTTTCAAATTAAACCGTAAGTAGGTAGTTTCTGCGTGGTACGGTATGATTTAATGTAAGTGTCGATCTTGGTTCTGcatctaatttaaaacatttttccaaATATCAAGTAACGAATTTGGTTTTCTTCTAGTAGATAGGTCAGATACCTACAAGCACACAACATTTTTCATGGATAATCTGCTGCTAGTCATGACGTGATGATATACGAAACCTTCCTATATAAGTGGACTATATTTTGCTATTCAAAAGTGTTATTTAATGCGAACCAGTAGGTAGTCCCTCAGTCAAGCACACAACCAAATAAACTTTTCagcattataataagtatagaGATTTCcctaattaacatattttttttttgtactaatCAGCTGACGTTTTACCGTTATCTCGCCTGATGTTAAGCACTGATCTTTGAAGCAGCACGCCTGCCTAGGAGAAGCACTATCTCGCTAGATATTAAGTATAAGGatcaaaattattgatatataatatgtgcaAAATGCGAATATTGAGTGCAAGAGAGGATTACTTACATTAATCTACTATGAAAGTTCCTGATAAGCATGAGGACTGATACACATGTAGGGTGGGGCTATTATCATCGCAGAATGTTTGTACGACGAAAGTCAGTATCTACTACCATATAAAAGATTGGTATACCGCtaggtaaataaaaaccaGAAATTTACACTAAGAGTTATGACGTTGGATGGATAAAGAATGATACTTattgataatttgtttttgatttagtAGCTATGagttaattttaagtaatatgTTCTTTATACTTAAGCTGTCTCTTTTCACTTGAAGGGCTTATACCgactagttttttatattatttaaaaataaaatgcaacgAAAAACTGAGGTTATATTTCATAACCAAAACTTAATGttctttatataacatatttatggtCCACTGTTGACTATAGAGCGCCGGGATCTCTTAGCAGTGCTGGAACAGAAGTTGGCGATGATCCATCAAATCAAATGCCcattttgcaatttatatatccaactagctgcgccccgcggtttcactcgcgtaaatctctatcccgtagaaatatagggataaaaagtggcctatatgttattccagtagtcaaactgtctacgtaccaaatttcattgcaatcggtttcattgcaaactttcgtatttataatattataagaaagtaGGATAGTATCCAATAACACACCTCACATATAATACACCTAAAATACCTACCTTCTATAACCAAAATGTATATCCATTTACTTTCTTAGCATGGGTCTTTCAAAACATCGTTAATCGTTAGAGTGCGGGTTGGCGGATGTCACATAGACTCCATTGGCGGATGTCAGTTTTGATTCTTCAACATGCCTGTTTCCTCACGATGGTGTTTTGTAATGTgcaaataaatgtgaaaatctatttatttcttgcacgctcgacCTACCTCGAACCCTCGACTTTTTGGTGAACCCGAATATCTTTGTTCATTTCAAGGCCCATGATTAATTGATATCATATGGGTATTATATAGTTACAGAATTCTAATCGTCAGCATGACGaagctattttaattatatgctagcatacccggccacacattgctgtggctgagtaataataaaataaatattgaccaaattacacataaagtgacaaatttcatcaaaatcgattgagttgttgaagagttcattgggaacatacgtACATcgtgacactggatttttata contains the following coding sequences:
- the LOC119835543 gene encoding fatty acid-binding protein 2-like; translation: MAFFGKMYKLERTENFEDFVHSLKLPPADTQAYINSRSTQKLDKNGDEYVITTFYDGKSSEMKFKSGVEFDEVVNSEVIPKSTITVEGNKLTHVQTFQDGNTITYVREYSPEELVVTVTANFWPGTAKRFYSAQ